A genomic region of Macaca mulatta isolate MMU2019108-1 chromosome 5, T2T-MMU8v2.0, whole genome shotgun sequence contains the following coding sequences:
- the OCIAD2 gene encoding OCIA domain-containing protein 2 produces the protein MASASTRGNQDKDTHLPPPSKQSLLFCPKSKLHIHRAEISKIMRECQEESFWKRALPFSLVSMLVTQGLVYQGYLAANPRFGSLPKVALAGLLGFGLGKVSYIGVCQSKFYFFEDQLRGAGFGPQHNRHCLLTCEECKIKHGLSEKGDSQPSAS, from the exons ATGGCTTCAGCATCTACTCGTGGAAACCAAGATAAAGATACCCATTTGCCACCACCAAGCAAGCAG AGCCTGTTGTTTTGTCCAAAATCAAAACTGCACATCCACAGAGCAGAGATCTCAAAGATTATGCGAGAATGTCAGGAAGAAAGTTTCTGGAAGAGAG CTCTGCCTTTTTCTCTTGTAAGCATGCTTGTCACCCAGGGACTAGTCTACCAAG GTTATTTGGCAGCTAATCCTAGATTTGGATCATTGCCCAAAGTTGCAC TTGCTGGTCTCTTGGGATTTGGCCTTGGAAAGGTATCGTACATAGGAGTATGCCAgagtaaattctatttttttgaagATCAGCTTCGTGGGGCTGGTTTTGGTCCACAGCATAACAG GCACTGCCTGCTTACCTGTGAGGAATGCAAAATAAAGCATGGATTAAGTGAGAAGGGAGACTCTCAGCCTTCAGCTTCCTAA
- the OCIAD2 gene encoding OCIA domain-containing protein 2 isoform X1, with protein MASASTRGNQDKDTHLPPPSKQSLLFCPKSKLHIHRAEISKIMRECQEESFWKRALPFSLVSMLVTQGLVYQGTTEKQSCAFLCAGVQCLPGPLYVVRQTVPCTNKDVPRRRWGKLKSTLSCVHHAISFGKRLHLPEEGTLSPPYKRPLFGS; from the exons ATGGCTTCAGCATCTACTCGTGGAAACCAAGATAAAGATACCCATTTGCCACCACCAAGCAAGCAG AGCCTGTTGTTTTGTCCAAAATCAAAACTGCACATCCACAGAGCAGAGATCTCAAAGATTATGCGAGAATGTCAGGAAGAAAGTTTCTGGAAGAGAG CTCTGCCTTTTTCTCTTGTAAGCATGCTTGTCACCCAGGGACTAGTCTACCAAG GAACAACAGAGAAGCAATCCTGTGCCTTTCTCTGTGCCGGAGTCCAGTGTCTCCCAGGGCCTCTGTATGTGGTTAGACAGACGGTTCCCTGCACAAATAAGGATGTTCCACGGAGAAGGTGGGGGAAACTGAAATCCACCCTAAGCTGTGTCCACCATGCCATTTCTTTTGGCAAGAGGCTGCATCTGCCTGAGGAGGGCACCCTGTCTCCTCCATACAAGAGACC GTTATTTGGCAGCTAA